The following proteins are co-located in the Corynebacterium aquilae DSM 44791 genome:
- a CDS encoding acyltransferase, protein MEPRIQPSADLDEGVEIGDGSSIWHLSQVRGGASLGENVVVGRGAYVGTGVKIGDNVKIQNYALVYEPAELEDGVFIGPAVVLTNDTFPRAINPDGTQKSGDDWEAVGVHVCKGASIGARSVCVAPVTIGEWATVAAGSVVTRDVPAFALVAGVPARRIKWVGKSGFPLEAVEDGKFRDPKTGDLFEEIEDGQKLVEVEK, encoded by the coding sequence ATGGAACCACGCATTCAGCCGTCAGCGGATCTCGATGAAGGCGTCGAGATTGGAGACGGAAGCTCAATTTGGCACCTGTCGCAGGTGCGTGGCGGGGCATCCCTCGGGGAAAACGTTGTCGTTGGCCGTGGTGCGTATGTTGGCACCGGCGTGAAGATCGGCGACAACGTCAAGATTCAGAACTACGCGCTGGTGTACGAGCCTGCGGAGCTTGAAGATGGTGTTTTTATCGGTCCGGCAGTGGTCCTGACCAATGACACTTTCCCGCGTGCGATCAATCCGGATGGCACCCAGAAGTCCGGTGATGACTGGGAAGCCGTCGGCGTGCATGTGTGCAAGGGTGCCTCTATTGGTGCTCGTTCTGTGTGCGTTGCCCCCGTAACGATTGGTGAGTGGGCAACCGTCGCTGCAGGCTCTGTCGTAACTCGTGATGTTCCCGCATTTGCGCTTGTCGCAGGTGTTCCGGCGCGTCGTATCAAGTGGGTCGGAAAGAGTGGTTTCCCGCTCGAGGCTGTCGAAGACGGCAAGTTCCGTGACCCCAAAACCGGTGATCTTTTCGAAGAAATCGAAGATGGCCAGAAACTCGTAGAGGTAGAAAAATAA